A single Halarcobacter anaerophilus DNA region contains:
- a CDS encoding DMT family transporter, which yields MSLQNWILLFTLSVVWGGSFYFVEKALIYFSFEQIVFFRVFFAAFFILLVLFIKKIKIIFDLKLWAMFFVMGSLNNVIPFLSFTFAQESISASLASLFNATTPIFTALLAHLLTKDEKISFFKLMGILIGFTGMVILLLPKGFGNFEAAGLLAVMAAVSYSFAGIFGKKLKDYNPIFNVFGMLTASSIIMYCVFFSSINNVEFNSLYEFKDLILLALLSTSIAYIIYFRLLFSVGAVKLLLVTYLIPISASILGIFLLGENFTFNMVLGAVIIFISLWLINKK from the coding sequence ATGAGTTTGCAAAATTGGATACTCTTATTTACTTTATCTGTTGTATGGGGCGGATCTTTTTATTTTGTAGAAAAAGCTTTAATATATTTTTCTTTTGAACAAATTGTATTTTTTAGAGTTTTTTTTGCAGCATTTTTTATTTTATTAGTATTATTTATCAAAAAAATAAAAATTATTTTTGATTTAAAACTTTGGGCTATGTTTTTTGTAATGGGAAGTTTAAATAATGTTATACCGTTTTTAAGTTTTACTTTTGCCCAAGAGAGTATTAGTGCTTCTTTAGCTTCTTTATTTAATGCAACAACACCGATATTTACTGCACTTCTTGCCCATCTGTTAACAAAAGATGAAAAAATATCATTCTTTAAACTAATGGGGATTTTAATTGGCTTTACAGGAATGGTAATTCTACTTCTTCCAAAAGGTTTCGGTAATTTTGAAGCAGCAGGTCTTCTTGCTGTTATGGCAGCTGTTTCTTACTCTTTTGCAGGAATATTTGGAAAAAAATTAAAAGATTATAATCCTATTTTTAATGTATTCGGGATGCTTACGGCAAGCTCTATAATAATGTATTGTGTATTTTTCTCTTCGATAAACAATGTGGAATTTAATTCTTTATATGAATTCAAAGATTTGATTTTGCTTGCACTGCTATCGACTTCAATAGCTTATATTATCTATTTTAGATTACTTTTTAGTGTGGGTGCTGTAAAATTGTTGCTAGTAACATATTTGATTCCTATAAGTGCATCAATATTAGGGATTTTTCTTTTAGGCGAAAATTTTACTTTTAATATGGTTTTGGGTGCTGTGATTATTTTTATTTCATTATGGTTAATTAATAAAAAATAG
- a CDS encoding patatin-like phospholipase family protein, which translates to MNKKRVSLVLGSGGARGYAHIGVIEELEKNGYEIVSVSGSSMGALIGGLYACGRLQDYKKWVLEFDIFDILKLVDFSFGEGGMIKADRVFKKIDAFIKDTKIEELPISFAAVASDISKKEEVHLNKGSLKDAIRASIAIPTIFTPQEIEGRTLFDGGLCNPLPLSIVDRKKADLIIAVNLNKSEEVKKEHTDILEKKDNSLNLKILDFINNKSKKEKISYFEIVTNSIETMQEIITKQQIKECNPDIILNISNKICQFYEFHKAKETIEYGAAVTREFLENKNKEN; encoded by the coding sequence ATGAATAAAAAAAGAGTATCCTTGGTTTTAGGAAGCGGCGGTGCAAGAGGTTATGCCCATATCGGAGTTATAGAAGAGTTGGAAAAAAACGGATATGAAATAGTATCTGTTTCAGGCTCTTCCATGGGAGCATTAATAGGCGGTTTGTATGCCTGCGGAAGACTTCAAGATTATAAGAAGTGGGTTTTGGAGTTTGATATTTTTGATATTTTGAAACTTGTTGATTTCAGTTTCGGTGAAGGCGGAATGATAAAAGCAGATAGAGTATTTAAAAAAATAGATGCTTTTATAAAAGATACCAAAATCGAAGAGTTGCCTATTAGTTTTGCGGCAGTTGCAAGTGATATTTCTAAAAAAGAGGAAGTTCATTTAAATAAAGGCAGTTTAAAAGATGCAATAAGAGCTTCAATTGCCATTCCTACAATATTTACGCCTCAAGAAATAGAAGGAAGAACCCTTTTTGACGGAGGTTTATGCAACCCTTTGCCCCTTTCAATAGTTGATAGAAAAAAGGCTGATTTGATTATAGCGGTAAATTTAAATAAAAGCGAAGAGGTAAAAAAAGAACATACGGATATCTTAGAGAAAAAAGACAATAGTCTAAATTTGAAAATTTTAGACTTTATTAACAACAAATCAAAAAAAGAGAAAATTAGCTATTTTGAGATAGTTACCAACTCTATAGAAACAATGCAGGAGATAATTACTAAGCAACAGATAAAAGAGTGCAATCCCGATATAATCTTAAATATTTCCAATAAGATTTGCCAATTTTATGAATTTCACAAAGCAAAAGAGACAATTGAATACGGTGCAGCAGTTACAAGAGAGTTTTTAGAAAATAAAAATAAGGAAAATTAG
- a CDS encoding protein adenylyltransferase SelO, with amino-acid sequence MKLDELELNIDYFEFDKKFYQTLDATPLNSSYLISYSKSACDLINLDYRECESEAFVKFVNGEKVLKGSIPYSMAYAGHQFGYFVPQLGDGRAINLGSVNNWHLQTKGSGLTRYSRQGDGRAVLRSSIREFIISEHMYALGIPTTRALALLGSEHKVYRDYFKAEKGAIVLRLSPSWVRIGTFEFFSRGKEVQKNLMQLTDYVIKQSFPHLINENERYEKFFFELVDKTAKLMAQWMAYGFMHGVMNTDNMSVAGLTIDYGPFAFMDFFEKHCICNHTDSEGRYSFNNQPHIAKWNLEILAYSLGKICNFSKLMAYLKNFISIHQNEYLKIMNKRVGLDSSLSGDSNLDLIVELLDALEMSRSDYNFFFWQLTNLKSHEDFSSILDYCVYKEPMAKWLEKYKKICEKQNLDIVKMQITMKEVNPKYIIKNYMLQEAIQKAEDGDFTLVNDLLDIAQNPFGEHKKFERYSKPTPNKFVNLQLSCSS; translated from the coding sequence ATGAAATTAGATGAGTTAGAGTTAAACATTGATTATTTTGAATTTGATAAAAAATTTTATCAAACTTTGGATGCAACACCTTTAAACAGTTCTTATCTTATAAGTTACAGTAAAAGTGCCTGTGATTTGATAAATCTGGATTATAGGGAGTGTGAAAGTGAAGCTTTCGTAAAGTTTGTAAACGGAGAAAAAGTTTTAAAAGGTTCAATTCCTTATTCAATGGCATATGCAGGACACCAATTTGGATATTTTGTTCCCCAACTAGGTGACGGAAGAGCAATAAATTTAGGAAGCGTAAACAATTGGCACCTTCAAACAAAAGGTTCTGGACTTACAAGATATTCAAGACAAGGTGACGGTAGGGCGGTTTTACGTTCTTCAATTAGAGAATTTATTATAAGTGAACATATGTATGCTTTGGGAATTCCTACAACAAGAGCTTTGGCTTTACTTGGTTCAGAACATAAAGTTTATAGAGATTATTTTAAAGCTGAAAAAGGAGCTATTGTTTTAAGACTCTCCCCTTCATGGGTTAGAATAGGAACTTTTGAATTTTTCTCAAGAGGAAAAGAGGTCCAAAAAAATCTAATGCAACTAACAGATTATGTTATAAAACAGAGTTTCCCTCATTTGATAAACGAGAATGAAAGGTATGAAAAATTTTTCTTTGAATTGGTTGATAAAACCGCAAAACTAATGGCACAATGGATGGCTTACGGTTTTATGCACGGAGTTATGAATACTGATAATATGAGTGTTGCCGGACTTACTATTGATTACGGTCCTTTTGCTTTTATGGATTTTTTTGAGAAACATTGCATCTGCAATCATACCGACAGTGAAGGGCGATACTCTTTTAACAACCAACCACATATTGCAAAATGGAATTTGGAAATTTTAGCTTACAGTTTGGGTAAAATTTGTAATTTTTCCAAATTAATGGCTTATCTAAAAAACTTTATTTCAATACATCAAAATGAGTATTTGAAAATTATGAATAAAAGAGTAGGTCTTGATAGCTCTTTAAGCGGTGATTCAAATTTGGATTTAATAGTCGAACTTTTAGATGCTCTTGAAATGTCAAGATCTGATTACAATTTTTTCTTTTGGCAGCTTACAAATTTGAAATCACATGAAGATTTTTCTTCAATTCTAGATTATTGTGTTTATAAAGAACCTATGGCAAAATGGCTTGAAAAGTATAAAAAGATTTGTGAAAAACAAAATCTTGATATTGTAAAAATGCAAATAACAATGAAAGAAGTAAATCCTAAATATATTATAAAAAACTATATGCTTCAAGAAGCGATACAAAAAGCTGAGGATGGAGATTTTACTTTAGTAAATGATTTGCTTGATATTGCCCAAAATCCTTTTGGTGAACATAAAAAGTTTGAAAGATATTCAAAACCTACACCTAATAAGTTTGTAAATTTACAGCTTAGCTGCTCTTCATAA
- a CDS encoding cytochrome-c peroxidase, producing the protein MKVAISLVACLLSVSSVLANEALIQKAKNSGLVAIPAEKTALMEMIDDKNDPITKQKVELGKKLYFDPRISKSGIISCNTCHNLALGGADGIPAAIGHMWTKNPHNLNSPTVYNSVFFKAQFWDGRSPHLADQAQGPVQAGPEMAAAPELVEKRITSIPEYVDEFKGAYGTDVKINFEKITATIATFEKTLVTPSRFDDFLNGNKNALTKDEKEGLSTFIDKGCVSCHTGIALGGTMQPFEIASKYKFTNVGDFKGDKNGMVKTPTLRNITETAPYFHNGQIWSLSDAVKEMGSVQLGIDINDKDAAKIVTFLKSLKGEKPQIIYPQLPESTLKTPKPEFN; encoded by the coding sequence ATGAAAGTAGCGATTTCGTTAGTAGCATGTTTATTAAGTGTTAGTTCTGTTTTAGCTAATGAAGCTTTAATTCAAAAAGCAAAAAACAGCGGACTTGTGGCAATCCCGGCTGAAAAAACGGCATTGATGGAGATGATAGACGATAAAAACGACCCTATTACCAAACAAAAAGTAGAACTTGGTAAAAAATTATACTTTGATCCTAGAATCTCAAAAAGCGGAATTATCTCATGTAATACCTGTCATAACTTAGCTTTGGGCGGAGCAGACGGAATACCTGCTGCAATAGGTCATATGTGGACAAAAAATCCTCATAATCTAAACTCTCCTACTGTTTACAATTCGGTATTTTTCAAAGCTCAATTTTGGGACGGTAGAAGTCCTCATTTAGCAGATCAAGCACAAGGTCCGGTACAAGCGGGTCCAGAAATGGCAGCGGCTCCTGAATTGGTTGAAAAAAGAATTACTTCAATTCCAGAATATGTTGATGAGTTTAAAGGTGCATATGGAACAGATGTGAAAATTAATTTTGAAAAAATCACGGCAACAATAGCAACTTTTGAAAAAACTTTGGTTACTCCATCAAGATTTGACGACTTTTTAAACGGAAATAAAAATGCTTTGACTAAAGATGAAAAAGAGGGATTGTCTACTTTTATTGACAAAGGTTGTGTCTCTTGTCATACGGGAATTGCTCTTGGGGGAACAATGCAGCCTTTTGAAATAGCATCAAAATATAAATTTACAAATGTCGGAGATTTTAAAGGGGATAAAAACGGGATGGTAAAAACTCCGACTCTAAGAAATATTACAGAAACTGCTCCGTATTTTCATAACGGTCAAATTTGGTCTTTATCCGATGCGGTTAAAGAGATGGGATCGGTTCAACTTGGTATTGATATAAACGACAAAGATGCGGCTAAAATTGTTACTTTCTTAAAATCCTTAAAAGGAGAAAAACCTCAAATTATTTATCCTCAATTACCTGAATCAACACTAAAAACACCAAAACCTGAATTTAATTAA
- a CDS encoding trans-sulfuration enzyme family protein, with translation MNNFKVETALSHITKYAPFEDIAGASHFPIYNTATFDLKKQKGNKIYDYTRSDNPTRETLENLFTKVENGSGCVCTHTGIACVALLFETVLKANSHILVEADCYGGTFRLLKVFKEKYNITVHFADFLDFEQLEEILKNNPIDLVLCESPTNPGLKIIDLKEVATLTHKYNSLFAVDNSLATFISQKPLELGADFSLFSTTKYISGHGAVVAGAIVAKTKELAEKIHYYANAHGRSQNPMDVYLITLGIPTLKIRMKEHQKNSIKIAKFLKKQEYITKVTHPALKSHPQHKLAKEQMRYIPGVFCANFSSLELAEKFIENTKIFGEKCSFGSADSRVEIPAKISHASFSKEELEAIGIEEGTVRFSIGLENVKDLIADIKQAIK, from the coding sequence ATGAATAATTTTAAAGTAGAAACAGCACTTAGTCATATAACAAAATATGCTCCTTTTGAAGATATTGCAGGAGCTTCCCATTTTCCAATTTACAATACGGCAACATTTGATTTAAAAAAACAAAAGGGAAATAAAATATACGATTATACAAGAAGCGATAATCCTACAAGAGAGACTTTGGAAAACCTCTTTACAAAAGTTGAAAACGGTTCAGGATGTGTTTGTACCCACACGGGAATTGCCTGTGTAGCCTTGCTTTTTGAAACAGTTTTAAAAGCCAATTCCCATATTTTGGTTGAAGCCGATTGTTACGGAGGAACTTTTAGACTCTTAAAAGTTTTCAAAGAAAAATATAATATTACAGTCCATTTTGCAGATTTTTTAGACTTTGAACAACTTGAAGAGATATTAAAAAACAATCCAATAGATTTGGTTCTTTGTGAAAGTCCTACTAATCCAGGTCTTAAAATAATAGATTTAAAAGAAGTTGCAACTTTAACACATAAATACAACTCTTTGTTTGCAGTTGATAATTCTCTTGCAACTTTTATTAGTCAAAAACCTCTTGAACTTGGAGCCGATTTTTCTTTGTTTTCAACAACAAAATATATTTCAGGTCACGGAGCAGTCGTTGCAGGTGCAATAGTTGCAAAAACAAAAGAGCTTGCAGAAAAAATTCACTACTACGCAAATGCACATGGAAGAAGCCAAAATCCGATGGATGTTTATCTAATAACTCTTGGTATTCCAACACTTAAAATAAGAATGAAAGAGCATCAAAAAAACTCAATAAAAATTGCAAAGTTTTTAAAAAAACAAGAATATATTACAAAAGTAACCCACCCTGCACTAAAATCTCATCCTCAGCATAAATTGGCAAAAGAACAAATGAGATATATTCCCGGAGTTTTTTGTGCCAATTTCAGCTCTTTGGAACTTGCCGAAAAATTTATAGAAAATACAAAAATATTCGGTGAAAAATGCTCTTTTGGAAGTGCCGATTCAAGAGTAGAAATTCCTGCAAAAATTTCCCATGCCTCTTTTTCAAAA
- a CDS encoding secondary thiamine-phosphate synthase enzyme YjbQ — protein MEILQKEFELKSYKRGFHLITDEVIQNLDEISKFEVGVLNLFIKHTSASLTINENCDSSVRSDMENFVNDIVSNKNYFVHTYEGEDDMPSHIKSSIFGSSITIPITKGQLNLGTWQSIYLGEHRDFGGNRKLLATITGKKYNL, from the coding sequence ATGGAAATATTACAAAAAGAGTTTGAACTAAAATCATATAAAAGAGGCTTTCATCTAATAACCGATGAGGTGATACAAAATTTAGATGAAATAAGTAAATTTGAAGTAGGAGTTTTAAACCTTTTTATAAAACATACAAGTGCAAGTTTGACTATAAATGAAAACTGCGACAGCAGTGTACGAAGCGATATGGAAAATTTTGTAAATGATATAGTTTCAAATAAAAACTACTTTGTTCACACTTATGAAGGTGAAGATGATATGCCTTCACATATAAAATCTTCTATTTTCGGAAGTAGTATAACAATTCCGATAACAAAAGGGCAACTTAACCTTGGAACCTGGCAGAGTATCTATCTAGGAGAGCATAGAGATTTTGGCGGAAATAGAAAATTGCTTGCAACCATTACAGGAAAAAAATATAATTTATAA